In Amycolatopsis sp. EV170708-02-1, the following are encoded in one genomic region:
- a CDS encoding aminoglycoside phosphotransferase family protein produces the protein MSTPDLGPPPRRITVDAAQVRGLLGEQFPEWAGLPVRPVAESGWDNRTFRIGDDMVARLPSAAEYALAVDKEQRWLPLLAPRLPLPIPVPLAQGRPGAGYPFEWSVYRWLDGEPASAGRIADPVRFALDLSGFLAALRSIDPADGPRPGKHNWFRGATLRTYDAQTERALTALDGDIDVGAAREIWKTALATPWDGTDRWFHGDIAPGNLLLDGGELAAVIDFGTCGVGDPSCDLAIAWTLLTAEGREAFREGISADGPEWERGRGWALWKTLVTCAQARGRADAEAENARRVVAGILADASR, from the coding sequence ATGAGCACTCCGGACCTGGGCCCGCCGCCGCGGCGGATCACCGTGGACGCGGCGCAGGTGCGCGGGCTGCTCGGCGAGCAGTTCCCGGAGTGGGCCGGTCTTCCGGTCCGGCCGGTGGCCGAATCCGGGTGGGACAACAGGACCTTCCGGATCGGCGACGACATGGTGGCACGGCTGCCGAGCGCCGCCGAGTACGCCTTGGCGGTGGACAAGGAGCAGCGCTGGCTCCCGCTGCTCGCTCCCCGGCTGCCGCTGCCCATCCCGGTTCCGCTGGCGCAGGGACGCCCTGGCGCGGGCTATCCCTTCGAGTGGTCGGTCTACCGATGGCTCGACGGCGAACCCGCGAGTGCCGGCCGGATCGCCGACCCGGTCCGGTTCGCCCTCGACCTGTCCGGTTTCCTGGCGGCGCTGCGGAGCATCGACCCCGCCGACGGCCCTCGCCCGGGCAAGCACAACTGGTTCCGGGGCGCCACCCTGCGCACCTACGACGCGCAGACTGAGCGCGCGCTCACGGCGTTGGACGGCGACATCGACGTCGGCGCGGCGCGCGAGATCTGGAAGACCGCGCTGGCAACTCCCTGGGACGGAACGGATCGGTGGTTCCACGGCGACATCGCGCCGGGGAATCTCCTGCTCGATGGCGGGGAGCTGGCGGCCGTCATCGATTTCGGTACCTGCGGGGTCGGGGATCCGTCCTGCGACTTGGCGATCGCATGGACGTTGCTGACCGCCGAAGGCAGGGAAGCGTTCCGCGAGGGGATTTCGGCCGACGGCCCGGAATGGGAGCGCGGGCGTGGTTGGGCGCTGTGGAAGACGCTGGTCACTTGCGCCCAGGCACGGGGCCGCGCCGATGCGGAAGCGGAGAACGCACGTCGCGTCGTGGCCGGGATTCTGGCCGACGCTTCCCGCTGA
- a CDS encoding fibronectin type III domain-containing protein, which produces MSTAALVTLGLTIASGTSAAAPGELTQNYSCPFPLIGNQNVSVTIKTTQPSTIETGKLTPAIEITAVSNAGKTATEGLRLVGAESIKGTAKATSTVTMPGSQGSMTVKVDSDVPKQPIPAAGNDLIVNATGSAPALRFDQPGTATLAVNNLQLVMTPLKADGTETGLGTFTSDCTLAAGAETVLQTYTVTGSPVTPEAVVGSGNRPPLKQVYSCPFPLIGNQDVTVDIDATLPESIPVGQFTPKIDIKAVSNAGSTATEGLRLVGAETIKGSALATSLVSSPQGHLAVGVPTAVPQQPIPPKGNDLVINATGSAPSLRFDQPGTATLSVHDLVLTMTPLTASGAETGLGTFVADCTPASGQANVLHTFTVTAAADTIPPSAPDAVTVGDVTQNSVALSWDAATDNVAVTGYDVYSGADLVKSVTGTSATVDGLTPDTEYSFTVKAKDAAGNVSPATAPATARTAKAPDTQAPTTPGNVHSTGTTQTSVTLAWDASSDNVGVTGYDVLKGTEVVKSVTEPQVTIDGLTADTEYTFTVVAKDAAGNASAASSAVTAKTQAAPDTQAPGVPGNPRSTGASASSIGLAWDASSDNVGVTGYDVYNGATLVKSVTETSATVDGLAADTEYTFTVVAKDAAGNKSEPSAPVTARTATAPDTEAPSVPAGLATTDVTQSSVALSWNASTDNVGVVGYDVFIGGTLVKSVAGTSATVDGLAPDTEYSFTVVAKDAAGNVSAASAAVTAKTQAAPDTQAPVAPGNPRSTGTTQTSVNLEWNASTDNVGVTGYDVFNGGTLVKSVAGTSATVDGLAPDTEYSFTVVAKDAAGNASAPSAAITVRTQASPDTVAPAVPGNPRSTGTTQTSVSLEWDASTDNVGVTGYDILKGTEVVKSVTGTSATVDGLTADTEYTFTVVAKDAAGNKSAASAPVTAKTKPNTSPIVKYSYDLTGKTQLKKLSGPIDLRGGINAAISLANGTFEADLTLNPTSANLTLWGFVPVNAKIEFVSAGKTTGTLADGVLKSTSAVTVKLPRISVFGFPVSSSAKCQTKTPAQIPLQSKAGFDPLAGGKLTGSYTLPPLQGCGFLNDIITGVTSGPGNTVEVNLKPRPVG; this is translated from the coding sequence GTGAGCACGGCGGCCTTGGTGACACTGGGTCTCACGATCGCTTCGGGCACCAGTGCCGCGGCTCCGGGTGAGCTCACGCAGAATTACTCGTGCCCGTTCCCGTTGATCGGTAATCAGAACGTCTCGGTCACCATCAAGACCACTCAACCTTCGACGATCGAGACCGGGAAACTGACTCCCGCCATCGAGATCACCGCCGTGTCCAACGCGGGCAAGACGGCGACGGAAGGCCTTCGTCTCGTAGGGGCCGAATCCATCAAGGGCACCGCGAAGGCGACCTCCACCGTGACGATGCCCGGCAGCCAGGGCTCGATGACGGTGAAGGTCGACTCCGACGTGCCGAAGCAGCCCATCCCGGCGGCGGGCAACGACCTCATCGTGAACGCCACCGGTAGCGCGCCCGCGCTGAGGTTCGACCAGCCGGGCACCGCGACGCTCGCCGTGAACAACCTGCAGCTGGTGATGACCCCGCTCAAGGCCGACGGCACCGAGACCGGTCTCGGCACCTTCACTTCGGACTGCACGCTGGCGGCGGGGGCCGAGACGGTGTTGCAGACCTACACGGTGACCGGTTCGCCGGTCACCCCGGAAGCCGTTGTCGGCTCGGGGAACCGCCCGCCGCTGAAGCAGGTCTACAGCTGCCCGTTCCCGTTGATCGGCAACCAGGACGTCACGGTCGACATCGACGCCACGTTGCCCGAGTCGATCCCGGTGGGCCAGTTCACCCCCAAGATAGACATCAAGGCCGTTTCCAACGCGGGCTCGACGGCCACCGAAGGGCTCCGGCTCGTCGGCGCCGAGACCATCAAGGGATCGGCTCTGGCCACGTCGCTGGTCTCCAGCCCGCAGGGGCATCTCGCCGTCGGCGTGCCGACCGCGGTTCCGCAGCAACCGATCCCGCCCAAGGGCAACGACCTGGTGATCAACGCGACCGGTTCCGCGCCGTCGCTGCGGTTCGACCAGCCGGGGACGGCCACCCTGTCGGTGCACGATCTGGTGCTGACCATGACCCCGTTGACGGCTTCGGGTGCGGAGACCGGCCTCGGCACCTTCGTCGCGGACTGCACTCCCGCGAGCGGCCAGGCCAACGTGCTGCACACCTTCACCGTCACCGCGGCGGCGGACACGATCCCGCCTTCGGCCCCCGACGCCGTGACGGTCGGTGACGTCACCCAGAACAGCGTCGCGCTGTCCTGGGACGCCGCCACCGACAACGTCGCCGTGACCGGGTACGACGTCTACTCGGGCGCCGATCTCGTCAAATCCGTGACCGGCACGTCGGCCACGGTCGACGGGCTCACCCCGGACACGGAGTACTCCTTCACCGTCAAGGCGAAGGACGCGGCGGGCAACGTCTCGCCCGCCACCGCGCCCGCCACCGCCCGGACCGCGAAGGCCCCGGACACGCAGGCGCCGACGACGCCCGGGAACGTGCACTCGACCGGAACCACCCAAACCAGCGTGACGCTGGCCTGGGACGCTTCGAGCGACAACGTCGGTGTCACCGGCTACGACGTCTTGAAGGGCACCGAGGTCGTCAAGTCGGTCACGGAGCCCCAGGTCACGATCGACGGTCTGACGGCCGATACCGAGTACACCTTCACCGTGGTGGCGAAGGACGCCGCGGGCAATGCGTCGGCGGCGAGCTCCGCCGTCACGGCGAAGACGCAGGCGGCACCCGACACGCAGGCTCCGGGTGTGCCCGGCAACCCGCGCTCGACCGGTGCCTCGGCTTCCAGCATCGGCCTGGCGTGGGACGCGTCGAGTGACAATGTCGGCGTCACCGGTTACGACGTCTACAACGGCGCCACCCTTGTGAAGTCGGTGACCGAAACCAGCGCCACCGTCGACGGTCTCGCCGCCGACACCGAGTACACCTTCACCGTGGTGGCCAAGGACGCGGCCGGGAACAAGTCGGAGCCCAGCGCGCCGGTGACCGCCCGGACCGCCACGGCTCCCGACACCGAAGCGCCCAGCGTTCCGGCCGGTCTCGCCACGACCGACGTCACCCAGTCCAGCGTCGCGCTGTCCTGGAACGCGTCGACGGACAACGTCGGTGTCGTCGGTTACGACGTCTTCATCGGCGGCACCTTGGTGAAGTCGGTGGCGGGGACTTCGGCCACTGTGGACGGTCTCGCGCCGGACACGGAGTACTCGTTCACCGTGGTGGCGAAGGACGCCGCGGGCAACGTGTCGGCGGCGAGTGCCGCTGTCACCGCGAAGACGCAGGCGGCGCCGGACACGCAGGCTCCCGTCGCGCCGGGCAACCCGCGCTCCACGGGAACCACGCAGACCAGCGTGAACCTCGAATGGAACGCGTCGACGGACAACGTCGGTGTCACCGGCTATGACGTGTTCAACGGCGGCACGCTGGTGAAGTCGGTGGCGGGTACTTCGGCCACTGTGGACGGTCTCGCGCCGGACACGGAGTACTCGTTCACCGTGGTCGCGAAGGACGCCGCGGGCAACGCGTCGGCTCCCAGTGCCGCCATCACCGTCCGGACGCAGGCCTCTCCCGACACCGTGGCTCCCGCCGTGCCGGGCAACCCGCGGTCCACGGGGACCACGCAGACCAGCGTGAGCCTCGAATGGGACGCCTCGACGGACAACGTGGGTGTCACCGGCTACGACATCTTGAAGGGCACCGAGGTCGTCAAGTCGGTCACCGGGACTTCGGCCACTGTGGACGGTCTCACGGCCGACACGGAGTACACCTTCACCGTGGTCGCCAAGGACGCCGCGGGGAACAAGTCGGCCGCCAGCGCGCCGGTCACGGCGAAGACCAAGCCGAACACGTCCCCGATCGTCAAGTACAGCTACGACCTGACCGGCAAGACCCAGCTGAAGAAGCTCTCCGGCCCGATCGACCTGCGCGGTGGCATCAACGCCGCGATCAGCCTGGCGAACGGGACCTTCGAGGCCGATCTGACGCTGAACCCGACGAGCGCGAACCTCACGCTCTGGGGTTTCGTCCCGGTCAACGCGAAGATCGAGTTCGTGTCGGCGGGCAAGACCACCGGCACGCTGGCCGACGGGGTGCTGAAGTCGACCTCGGCGGTGACGGTCAAGCTGCCGCGGATCAGCGTCTTCGGCTTCCCGGTCTCGTCGAGCGCGAAGTGCCAGACGAAGACGCCGGCCCAGATCCCGCTCCAGTCGAAGGCGGGCTTCGACCCGCTGGCCGGTGGCAAGCTCACCGGGTCCTACACCCTGCCGCCGCTGCAGGGCTGTGGGTTCCTCAACGACATCATCACCGGTGTCACCTCCGGCCCCGGCAACACGGTGGAGGTGAACCTCAAGCCGCGTCCGGTCGGCTGA